In Myxococcus stipitatus, the following are encoded in one genomic region:
- a CDS encoding rhodanese-like domain-containing protein — protein MEPTILCTELYLRLGDDELLVIDCRTSSEWEHHDLHIPGALRMSPGEVAREHRMLPDDELIVLCGGAQDGSDVRRVCRLLRMHGREAVCLDGGLPAWIRGGYPTERHARPQVAVPR, from the coding sequence GTGGAGCCCACCATCCTGTGTACCGAGCTGTACCTGCGTCTGGGCGATGATGAGCTGCTGGTCATCGACTGTCGCACCTCCTCTGAATGGGAACACCATGACCTGCACATCCCCGGCGCACTGAGGATGAGTCCCGGTGAGGTCGCCCGGGAACACCGCATGCTTCCCGATGACGAGCTCATCGTCCTGTGTGGTGGCGCACAGGACGGCTCCGACGTTCGCCGCGTCTGCCGCCTGCTGCGGATGCACGGACGGGAGGCGGTATGCCTCGATGGAGGGCTCCCGGCCTGGATTCGAGGGGGCTACCCGACCGAGCGCCACGCCCGTCCGCAGGTCGCGGTGCCTCGCTGA
- the fdxA gene encoding ferredoxin FdxA, giving the protein MAYVVADPCIKCKYTDCVEVCPVNCFYEGANFLVIHPDECIDCGACEPVCPTKAIFPETELPGKWKEYKALNADFAGKWPNIAEKKTQLPEAEEYKAKENKRDLLDTSPGK; this is encoded by the coding sequence ATGGCCTACGTCGTCGCGGACCCTTGCATCAAGTGCAAGTACACTGACTGTGTGGAGGTCTGCCCGGTCAATTGTTTCTACGAGGGTGCGAACTTCCTGGTCATCCACCCCGACGAGTGCATCGACTGCGGCGCGTGCGAGCCCGTGTGCCCCACCAAGGCCATCTTCCCGGAGACGGAACTCCCGGGGAAATGGAAGGAGTACAAGGCGCTGAACGCGGACTTCGCCGGCAAGTGGCCGAACATCGCGGAGAAGAAGACGCAGCTTCCCGAGGCTGAGGAGTACAAGGCCAAGGAAAACAAGCGCGACCTGCTGGACACCTCGCCCGGCAAGTAG
- the asd gene encoding aspartate-semialdehyde dehydrogenase encodes MAKLRAALIGATGLAGQQFIAALRNHPFIELTGLAASPRSAGKSYGDALRTSNGMTAWFVPEPLAPEVARMPVVSGDALKAQDYDLVFSAVEADVARELEPRLAKDIPVFSAASAFRYEDDVPLLIPPVNASHAPLVREQQRRRGWKGFIVPSPNCTTTGLAVTLAPLAERFGVKAVLMTSLQAISGAGRSPGVIGMDILDNVVPYIPKEEQKVEVETKKILGSLNAGGSALTPHDIRVSCTCTRVAVIEGHTESVFVSLGTKATVAEVIQAMREWRGAEVARDLPSTPPRWIEVLDDPFRPQPRLDRETHGGMATTVGRVREDGVLENGFKYVLVSHNTKMGAARGSILIAEQLRAQGLLGR; translated from the coding sequence ATGGCAAAGCTTCGTGCTGCCCTCATTGGCGCCACTGGACTCGCGGGCCAGCAGTTCATCGCCGCCCTCAGGAATCACCCGTTCATCGAGCTGACCGGCCTGGCCGCGTCGCCTCGCTCGGCGGGTAAATCCTACGGGGACGCTCTGCGCACCTCCAACGGGATGACCGCGTGGTTCGTCCCCGAGCCGCTCGCGCCCGAAGTGGCGCGCATGCCGGTGGTGAGTGGCGACGCGCTCAAGGCCCAGGACTACGACCTGGTGTTCTCCGCCGTGGAGGCGGACGTCGCGCGTGAGCTGGAGCCTCGGCTGGCCAAGGACATCCCCGTGTTCTCCGCCGCCAGCGCCTTCCGGTACGAGGACGACGTCCCGCTGCTCATCCCCCCGGTGAATGCCTCGCACGCGCCGCTCGTGCGCGAGCAGCAGCGCCGGCGCGGCTGGAAGGGCTTCATCGTCCCCAGCCCCAACTGCACGACGACGGGCCTGGCGGTGACGCTGGCGCCACTGGCCGAGCGCTTCGGCGTGAAGGCCGTCCTGATGACCAGCCTCCAGGCCATCTCCGGTGCGGGGCGCTCCCCGGGAGTCATCGGCATGGACATCCTCGACAACGTCGTCCCCTACATCCCGAAGGAGGAGCAGAAGGTCGAGGTGGAGACGAAGAAGATCCTCGGCTCGCTCAATGCCGGGGGCTCGGCCCTGACGCCCCACGACATCCGCGTCTCCTGCACGTGCACCCGCGTGGCGGTCATCGAGGGCCACACGGAGTCGGTCTTCGTGTCCTTGGGAACCAAGGCCACGGTGGCCGAGGTCATCCAGGCGATGCGCGAGTGGCGGGGCGCCGAGGTGGCGCGCGACCTGCCGTCCACCCCCCCGCGCTGGATTGAGGTGCTGGACGACCCGTTCCGTCCCCAGCCCCGGCTGGACCGGGAGACCCACGGGGGCATGGCCACCACGGTGGGGCGGGTGCGCGAGGATGGTGTGCTGGAGAACGGCTTCAAGTACGTGCTCGTCTCCCACAACACCAAGATGGGCGCCGCGCGCGGGTCCATCCTCATCGCCGAGCAGCTTCGGGCCCAGGGGTTGCTCGGCCGATAG
- a CDS encoding acyl-CoA dehydrogenase family protein, translated as MLHGHGLYLEEHESFRRTVRAVVEKEILPFVQAWEEAEEFPRELFTRFGELGFLGLKYPVEYGGTDAGALYEAVLLEELGRCGSGGVSAGLGAQFTISTGPLNLFGTEAQKHRWLAPAIRGEKIGALGITEPDAGSDVAGLRTTARRDGGHYVVNGSKTYITNGVRADFVVLAVKTDVAAGHKGLSMLVVEKGTPGFTVGRKLKKLGWRASDTAELFLEDCRIPAENLLGVENQGFAQIMGNFQWERLSLALGAVGAMEDMLERVVEHVKSRRAFGQQLSQLQVVRHKLADLFTARECARQLTYHALRLHVAGEWAVAQTSMAKKVATETACRIADECLQLHGGAGYMMEYDIQRHWRDARLGPIGGGTSEVMNDIIAKQLGL; from the coding sequence ATGCTGCATGGCCATGGGCTGTACCTGGAGGAGCACGAGTCCTTTCGCCGCACGGTGAGGGCGGTGGTGGAGAAGGAGATTCTCCCCTTCGTGCAGGCGTGGGAGGAGGCGGAGGAGTTCCCTCGGGAGCTCTTCACGCGCTTTGGCGAGCTGGGGTTCCTGGGCCTGAAGTATCCCGTGGAGTACGGGGGCACTGACGCGGGGGCGCTCTACGAGGCCGTGCTCCTGGAGGAGTTGGGCCGGTGTGGCTCGGGCGGAGTGTCCGCGGGGCTGGGGGCTCAGTTCACCATCTCCACCGGTCCCCTGAATCTGTTCGGGACGGAGGCGCAGAAGCACCGCTGGCTGGCCCCGGCGATTCGAGGCGAGAAGATTGGCGCGCTCGGCATCACTGAACCCGACGCGGGCTCGGATGTGGCGGGACTGCGCACCACGGCGCGGCGCGACGGTGGGCACTACGTCGTCAATGGCTCCAAGACGTACATCACCAACGGTGTTCGCGCGGACTTCGTGGTGCTGGCGGTGAAGACGGATGTCGCCGCTGGCCACAAGGGCTTGTCCATGTTGGTGGTGGAGAAGGGCACCCCCGGCTTCACGGTGGGGCGGAAGCTGAAGAAGCTGGGGTGGCGGGCCTCGGACACCGCGGAGCTCTTCTTGGAGGACTGCCGCATCCCCGCGGAGAACCTGCTGGGCGTGGAGAACCAGGGGTTCGCGCAGATCATGGGCAACTTCCAGTGGGAGCGCCTGTCGCTCGCGCTGGGGGCCGTGGGCGCCATGGAGGACATGCTGGAGCGGGTCGTCGAGCACGTGAAGTCGCGCCGCGCCTTTGGCCAGCAGCTCAGCCAGCTCCAGGTGGTCCGGCACAAGCTGGCGGACCTGTTCACCGCCCGCGAGTGTGCACGCCAGCTCACCTACCATGCGCTGCGCCTGCACGTGGCGGGGGAGTGGGCGGTGGCCCAGACGTCCATGGCCAAGAAGGTGGCCACGGAGACGGCCTGCCGGATTGCCGACGAGTGCCTCCAGCTCCATGGGGGCGCGGGCTACATGATGGAGTACGACATCCAGCGGCACTGGCGGGATGCTCGCCTGGGCCCCATCGGGGGAGGGACCAGCGAGGTGATGAACGACATCATCGCGAAGCAGCTGGGCTTGTAG